In a genomic window of Calditrichota bacterium:
- a CDS encoding multicopper oxidase domain-containing protein, which translates to MNRRDFLKSGSALAALPLLSTEALFAHAASAGAKAISDEPLKPKIVNGVKEYELWIDIVHHELAPGMKIHTLAFNDQVPGPEIRVNVGDKVRVKFKNKTELNHTIHWHGLYVPWRMDGVPYVTQMPVMPGQEFIYEFEAKPAGTHFYHCHWGTLLHMQSGMFGAFIIDDPDDPIKKKYSYSREYTLVYSAHDVNFLRSELNAMLERMKERMYLMKNGRFDKERFALFDSKEELEQAIANGYQPPYVTNRRSQAELPQPNWFTVNGKSYPSTPNLFIKKDETIRVRLINAGTEEHFLHLHGHDFWQVADDGVPVPQPWQMNTIRLSPGKTLDIIIEGNNPGIWTFHDHDTRRVTNNGLYPGGNLLALIYEDLPVEERMVGKMKGMKMKKGKMNLLPKVALDE; encoded by the coding sequence TGAACCCCTGAAGCCCAAAATTGTGAACGGAGTCAAAGAATACGAATTATGGATTGACATTGTGCATCATGAATTGGCGCCAGGGATGAAAATTCACACGCTGGCTTTTAATGATCAAGTTCCGGGACCAGAGATTCGAGTAAATGTCGGCGATAAGGTTCGCGTGAAATTTAAAAATAAAACTGAACTCAATCATACCATCCACTGGCACGGTTTATATGTGCCGTGGCGAATGGACGGCGTTCCTTATGTCACACAAATGCCAGTGATGCCAGGGCAGGAATTTATTTACGAGTTTGAGGCAAAGCCGGCAGGCACACATTTTTATCACTGCCATTGGGGGACACTGCTACACATGCAATCCGGAATGTTCGGCGCTTTTATCATCGACGATCCGGATGATCCCATTAAAAAGAAATATTCTTACTCCCGCGAATACACGCTCGTTTATTCGGCTCATGATGTCAATTTTCTGCGCAGCGAATTAAATGCCATGCTTGAACGCATGAAAGAGCGCATGTATTTGATGAAAAACGGCCGTTTTGACAAAGAGCGGTTTGCTTTATTTGACAGCAAAGAAGAATTGGAACAAGCCATTGCCAATGGTTACCAGCCGCCTTACGTGACAAATCGTCGTTCTCAAGCGGAATTACCGCAGCCGAACTGGTTCACAGTAAACGGGAAATCTTATCCCAGCACGCCGAACTTGTTCATTAAAAAGGACGAAACAATTCGCGTGCGACTGATTAATGCCGGCACTGAAGAACACTTTTTGCATTTGCACGGTCATGATTTCTGGCAGGTGGCGGATGACGGCGTGCCTGTTCCACAACCCTGGCAGATGAACACCATTCGTTTGAGTCCGGGAAAAACGCTGGATATCATCATCGAAGGCAACAATCCGGGTATCTGGACATTTCACGACCACGACACGCGCCGCGTAACTAATAACGGACTCTATCCCGGCGGAAATTTGTTAGCGCTGATTTACGAAGATCTGCCCGTGGAAGAGCGTATGGTCGGAAAAATGAAAGGCATGAAGATGAAAAAAGGAAAGATGAATCTCCTGCCAAAAGTTGCTTTGGATGAATAG